One window of the Acaryochloris sp. CCMEE 5410 genome contains the following:
- the ruvA gene encoding Holliday junction branch migration protein RuvA: MIGFLQGYVVSLQQTSTHRTLLTLDVNQVGYDLYVPGRIRQHLPPDQELMRVFTHLQVREDQMVLFGFGVVAERDLFRQLIAVSGIGPQLALALIDTLGLQDLVQAIVNSNTKMLAKTPGVGAKTAERIALELRSKLAEWRDQAGLKTLPSAGPIDSVQEDVEMTLLALGYTSQEVMRALQAVGQNTALAKNSDTEAWIREAIAWLSQ; this comes from the coding sequence ATGATTGGTTTTCTGCAGGGATATGTCGTTAGTCTTCAGCAAACCAGTACCCATCGAACCTTGTTGACTTTGGATGTGAACCAGGTCGGATATGACCTCTATGTTCCCGGTCGTATCCGCCAACATTTGCCCCCAGACCAGGAATTGATGCGGGTGTTTACTCATTTGCAAGTCCGTGAAGATCAAATGGTATTGTTTGGCTTTGGGGTTGTAGCGGAGCGCGATCTGTTTCGCCAACTGATTGCAGTGAGTGGAATTGGTCCCCAGTTGGCATTGGCCTTAATCGATACTTTGGGATTACAGGATCTGGTGCAAGCTATTGTGAATAGCAACACGAAGATGTTGGCTAAGACCCCTGGTGTGGGAGCTAAGACGGCTGAACGTATTGCCTTAGAGCTGCGGTCAAAGTTGGCCGAATGGCGTGATCAGGCCGGTTTAAAAACTTTACCTAGTGCCGGGCCGATTGATAGTGTGCAAGAAGATGTGGAGATGACGCTCTTGGCTTTGGGGTATACCAGCCAAGAAGTGATGCGGGCGTTACAGGCCGTAGGGCAAAATACAGCGTTGGCCAAAAATTCAGATACTGAAGCCTGGATTCGAGAAGCTATTGCGTGGCTAAGTCAATAG
- a CDS encoding sucrose-phosphate phosphatase: protein MAKFLLITDLDNTLVGDRSALEQLNQTLMQVRQEQGLLLVYSTGRSLTSFNQLRSQEPMLAPDALVTSVGTEIYYGGSTTPDPDWSEKLNQGWQRQDVLSITAHFNDLVLQPETDQGPYKVSFFLEPTLAADLLPRLDVALHIRGLDVKLVYSGGKDLDILPLHGDKGQAMQYLRGQFGISAEQTVACGDSGNDQALFSTGPERGIIVGNARSELLQWYQEHNQDDIYLAKANCAGGILEGLRHFSYVQ from the coding sequence GTGGCGAAATTTCTCTTGATAACTGATTTAGACAATACGCTCGTTGGCGATCGATCCGCCCTCGAACAGCTCAACCAGACCCTCATGCAAGTCCGGCAAGAGCAAGGACTGTTGCTAGTCTATTCCACAGGACGTTCCCTCACCTCATTCAATCAATTGCGGTCCCAAGAGCCAATGTTGGCTCCAGATGCCCTAGTGACATCTGTCGGTACCGAAATTTACTATGGCGGTAGCACCACTCCGGATCCAGATTGGTCGGAAAAACTCAATCAAGGATGGCAGCGTCAAGATGTCTTGTCGATTACTGCCCACTTTAATGATTTAGTGTTGCAGCCTGAGACGGACCAAGGTCCCTATAAAGTCAGCTTTTTTCTAGAACCCACCTTGGCTGCGGATTTATTACCGCGTTTAGATGTGGCCCTCCATATTCGTGGCTTAGATGTCAAGCTTGTGTATAGTGGCGGCAAAGACCTCGATATCCTGCCGCTCCATGGAGATAAAGGACAAGCCATGCAATACCTGCGGGGGCAATTTGGCATTTCTGCCGAGCAAACCGTGGCCTGTGGTGATTCGGGCAATGATCAGGCTTTATTTAGTACGGGGCCAGAACGAGGCATTATTGTGGGGAATGCTCGCTCCGAGCTGCTGCAATGGTATCAAGAACATAATCAGGATGATATATACCTTGCTAAAGCGAATTGTGCGGGCGGTATTTTAGAAGGGCTCCGTCATTTTAGTTATGTCCAATGA
- a CDS encoding MFS transporter has translation MKFFRWQRWTRWIPSLDPQVWILAAGRLLSQMGTGFTLYFLQIFFVNKVGLTATSVGFAIGSASISGIVGRVLSGSMTDSRWWGRRRTLLLSLFISAIAAGIIAIAQSLGMLVLGNIIMGFGVGLYWPATEAIIADLSEGVQRQEAFTITRFADNAGLGLGVILGGSWIALTQAYRTLFMIDAISFVIFLGVVYFTITETSHPQTRGNYGWQGWVVALQDRRLRTYIIANILITTYLSQIHSTLPLYFKNFAQQGMGLSEIVITGLFSWHLGASVASQLPVARFLRRWPYPQGLMASAGFWGIGFLYIGITGFVGQGVLIWASLGLGILAIATVAYMPIASSLVADLAPIESRGVYLSINSLCWAVGYFIGPALGGLALDQNQPFIDIYWGLLTLSIGLVIIVLKRLSHLIKTSPTAALTSSNAP, from the coding sequence ATGAAATTTTTCCGTTGGCAGCGGTGGACCCGTTGGATCCCCAGCCTAGACCCACAGGTATGGATTTTAGCGGCAGGACGGTTGCTCTCACAAATGGGAACGGGCTTCACGCTGTATTTCTTGCAGATTTTCTTTGTGAATAAAGTCGGACTCACCGCCACCTCGGTCGGGTTTGCCATTGGAAGTGCCTCGATTTCAGGAATTGTGGGCAGGGTTTTAAGTGGATCGATGACGGATTCTCGATGGTGGGGACGACGGCGAACCTTATTGTTATCGTTGTTTATTTCTGCGATCGCAGCCGGTATCATCGCGATTGCCCAGTCCTTGGGGATGCTAGTCCTCGGGAACATCATAATGGGATTCGGCGTGGGCCTCTATTGGCCCGCCACAGAAGCCATCATTGCAGACCTCAGCGAAGGCGTACAACGTCAAGAAGCCTTTACCATTACTCGATTTGCCGACAACGCGGGCTTAGGATTAGGGGTCATCCTAGGGGGAAGCTGGATTGCCCTGACTCAGGCCTATCGAACCCTTTTTATGATTGATGCCATCTCCTTTGTCATCTTTTTGGGGGTCGTTTATTTCACCATTACTGAAACCTCCCATCCCCAAACCCGGGGAAATTATGGATGGCAAGGCTGGGTGGTGGCCCTTCAGGATCGACGATTACGCACCTATATTATTGCCAATATTCTCATAACCACCTATCTCTCCCAAATTCATAGCACCCTACCGTTATATTTCAAAAACTTTGCTCAGCAAGGCATGGGACTATCAGAAATCGTGATTACGGGATTATTCTCCTGGCATTTAGGGGCCAGTGTCGCTAGTCAACTGCCGGTTGCCCGCTTTCTGCGGCGATGGCCCTACCCTCAGGGGCTGATGGCCTCTGCGGGGTTCTGGGGTATCGGTTTTTTGTATATCGGGATAACTGGCTTCGTGGGTCAAGGCGTACTGATATGGGCCAGTTTGGGGTTGGGGATTCTTGCGATCGCAACCGTTGCCTATATGCCCATTGCATCCTCTTTGGTTGCGGATTTAGCCCCTATCGAGAGTCGCGGGGTTTATCTGTCCATCAATTCTCTATGCTGGGCAGTGGGTTATTTTATTGGCCCCGCATTAGGGGGACTGGCCCTCGATCAAAACCAGCCATTCATCGATATTTATTGGGGATTGCTTACTCTCAGTATTGGTTTAGTCATCATCGTTTTGAAGCGTTTGAGTCATCTGATCAAGACATCACCCACGGCAGCGTTGACATCCAGCAATGCACCTTGA
- a CDS encoding serine/threonine-protein kinase has protein sequence MTLCIAPQCSKPDNSDNSVFCQTCGSELLLEGRYRVTKLIGQGGFGKTYEVREVVRATGTSNSGIPKVLKVLTDQQPKAVELFTREAQVLSQLRHPGIPQVDTDGHFIFWPRDSQTALHCLIMEKIEGLDLCGYMKQRQFRPISEQLALEWLTQIMTILNEVHSQQFFHRDIKPSNIMLRPDGQLVLIDFGAVRAVTQTYMAKQGAQGVTGIHSMGFTPPEQMNGQAVMQSDFYALGRTWVYLLTGKEPTDSSIYDPYSDQCQWRESATHISPPFANLVDDLMARLPKDRPANTQIILQRLRTLDREFEQSRQQTEVSQGSNPPPFPQPSATPSSPAQPPPVPPSTVPPTDIQAPPEPLPVYTPPPSAPFSTSQPPAGVPPTDIQAPGYSTPSHPPNQPSQPQQSPPPLQSSAHELEEANRQIKTAWIAGIVLAVLTFLIGILSGSDTSFWLIDVVISAGLTFGIYKKVRACAVLMLIYYILGRLLWVSAALESGEGVNPAAIGLGGAFIYFYVQGVKGTYTHHRLTTTQQI, from the coding sequence ATGACTCTCTGTATCGCCCCTCAATGTTCCAAGCCAGACAATTCTGACAACAGTGTATTTTGCCAAACCTGTGGGTCAGAATTGCTCCTAGAAGGTCGATATCGCGTCACTAAATTGATCGGCCAAGGTGGATTTGGCAAAACCTACGAAGTGCGTGAAGTCGTCAGAGCTACAGGCACCAGCAATAGCGGCATTCCTAAAGTGCTCAAAGTCTTAACCGATCAACAGCCCAAAGCCGTTGAACTCTTTACGCGCGAGGCACAAGTCCTCAGCCAGCTCCGCCATCCTGGAATTCCCCAGGTCGATACAGATGGTCACTTTATCTTCTGGCCACGAGACAGCCAAACTGCCCTGCACTGCTTGATCATGGAAAAAATCGAGGGGCTAGATCTCTGTGGTTATATGAAGCAGCGACAGTTTCGACCCATTAGCGAACAGCTGGCCCTGGAATGGCTGACACAAATCATGACCATTCTTAATGAAGTGCATTCCCAGCAGTTTTTCCATCGCGACATTAAACCCTCCAACATCATGCTGCGTCCAGATGGTCAACTGGTGCTGATTGACTTTGGTGCCGTCAGAGCGGTCACCCAAACCTACATGGCCAAGCAAGGGGCTCAAGGGGTAACCGGCATTCATTCTATGGGGTTTACACCTCCAGAGCAGATGAATGGACAGGCTGTGATGCAGTCTGACTTTTACGCCCTGGGCCGAACATGGGTCTATCTGCTAACCGGTAAAGAGCCCACGGATAGCAGTATCTACGATCCCTATAGCGACCAATGCCAATGGCGAGAATCAGCGACCCATATTTCACCCCCCTTCGCCAATTTAGTGGATGACTTGATGGCTCGATTACCCAAAGATCGGCCTGCCAATACCCAAATTATTTTGCAGCGCCTACGAACACTAGATCGAGAGTTCGAGCAATCTCGCCAGCAAACTGAAGTCAGCCAAGGGTCTAATCCACCCCCTTTTCCCCAGCCATCAGCCACACCCAGCTCTCCAGCTCAGCCGCCTCCTGTCCCTCCATCAACCGTGCCTCCTACAGATATTCAGGCACCACCTGAACCATTACCTGTCTATACACCGCCTCCATCTGCTCCTTTCTCCACCTCACAACCACCTGCAGGTGTACCGCCTACGGATATTCAGGCACCAGGGTATTCCACACCATCCCATCCCCCCAACCAACCCAGTCAACCCCAACAAAGTCCACCACCGTTGCAATCTTCAGCTCATGAACTAGAAGAGGCCAATCGGCAGATCAAAACAGCCTGGATTGCAGGTATAGTTCTGGCTGTCCTAACTTTCTTGATAGGAATTTTGTCTGGCTCAGATACGTCTTTTTGGTTAATCGACGTTGTAATAAGCGCAGGTTTGACCTTCGGAATTTATAAAAAGGTGCGAGCTTGTGCCGTTTTGATGCTGATTTACTATATCTTAGGCAGACTCTTATGGGTGAGTGCTGCTCTTGAATCAGGGGAAGGAGTCAATCCTGCAGCCATAGGGTTGGGAGGTGCATTTATTTACTTTTATGTTCAAGGTGTAAAAGGGACCTATACCCATCACAGATTGACAACAACCCAACAAATCTGA
- a CDS encoding alpha/beta fold hydrolase: MVTSLANQPQAANWQWQGFSIRYQYAGTTGPAVILIHGFGASSGHWRKNIAELAQNHRVYAVDLIGFGQSSKPTPGTLVPGQSIAYEFETWGQQIVDFCQEVVGEAACLVGNSIGSIVALQAAVLAPQLTTSVVMLDCSLRLLHDRKRAGLPWYRKFSAPLFQSVLSVKSIGHFFFHRLARPKTVRQILEQAYGRTEAVTDELVDLLIQPALDPGAADVFLAFINYAQGPLPEDLLAEIACPVLCIWGADDPWEPVDLARELTQFSRVEDFIVLDGVGHCPQDEDPHQVNQIVSNWIATR, encoded by the coding sequence ATGGTCACTTCGCTGGCGAATCAACCTCAAGCGGCTAACTGGCAGTGGCAAGGTTTTTCAATTCGGTATCAATATGCAGGGACAACCGGCCCAGCAGTCATCCTCATTCATGGATTTGGGGCGTCTAGTGGTCATTGGCGTAAGAATATTGCTGAATTGGCTCAAAACCATCGCGTTTATGCTGTAGATCTAATTGGCTTTGGGCAATCATCGAAGCCAACACCGGGCACTCTGGTACCCGGTCAGAGTATTGCTTATGAATTTGAGACTTGGGGCCAACAAATTGTTGATTTTTGCCAGGAGGTTGTGGGTGAAGCTGCATGCCTGGTGGGTAATTCGATTGGCAGTATTGTGGCCTTACAGGCAGCCGTATTAGCCCCTCAACTCACGACCAGCGTAGTGATGCTGGACTGCTCGTTACGGTTGCTGCACGATCGCAAACGGGCAGGTCTGCCCTGGTACCGAAAGTTCTCAGCGCCTCTGTTTCAATCTGTTCTCTCAGTGAAGTCCATTGGCCATTTCTTTTTTCATCGGTTGGCCCGCCCGAAGACAGTGCGCCAGATTTTAGAGCAAGCCTATGGTAGAACGGAGGCTGTGACCGATGAACTGGTGGATTTGCTAATTCAGCCTGCTTTAGATCCAGGGGCAGCCGATGTGTTTTTGGCCTTTATTAATTATGCCCAGGGACCGCTGCCCGAAGATTTATTGGCTGAAATTGCTTGCCCCGTATTGTGTATCTGGGGGGCTGATGATCCTTGGGAACCCGTAGACCTAGCGCGCGAGTTAACTCAGTTCTCAAGGGTTGAAGATTTTATTGTGCTGGATGGGGTGGGGCACTGTCCTCAGGATGAAGATCCGCATCAAGTGAACCAGATAGTGAGCAACTGGATTGCGACCAGATGA
- the psbA gene encoding photosystem II q(b) protein, with product MTTVLQRRESASAWERFCSFITSTNNRLYIGWFGVLMIPTLLTAVTCFVIAFIGAPPVDIDGIREPVAGSLLYGNNIITGAVVPSSNAIGLHLYPIWEAASLDEWLYNGGPYQLIIFHYMIGCICYLGRQWEYSYRLGMRPWICVAYSAPLAATYSVFLIYPLGQGSFSDGMPLGISGTFNFMFVFQAEHNILMHPFHMFGVAGVLGGSLFAAMHGSLVSSTLVRETTEGESANYGYKFGQEEETYNIVAAHGYFGRLIFQYASFSNSRSLHFFLGAWPVVCIWLTAMGISTMAFNLNGFNFNHSIVDSQGNVVNTWADVLNRANLGFEVMHERNAHNFPLDLAAGESAPVALTAPVING from the coding sequence ATGACAACAGTCTTGCAAAGACGCGAAAGCGCCAGCGCATGGGAAAGATTCTGTAGCTTCATCACCAGCACCAACAACCGTTTATACATCGGTTGGTTCGGCGTATTGATGATTCCTACACTTCTCACCGCTGTAACCTGTTTCGTAATCGCCTTCATCGGCGCCCCTCCCGTCGACATCGATGGAATCCGTGAGCCCGTCGCTGGTTCACTACTTTATGGCAACAACATCATCACTGGTGCAGTTGTTCCTTCCTCCAACGCCATTGGCCTACACCTGTATCCCATCTGGGAAGCAGCTTCTCTTGACGAGTGGTTGTACAACGGTGGCCCTTACCAGCTAATCATCTTCCATTACATGATTGGTTGTATTTGCTACCTCGGTCGTCAGTGGGAGTACAGCTACCGTCTAGGGATGCGTCCTTGGATTTGCGTAGCCTACTCAGCACCTTTGGCCGCTACCTACTCTGTCTTCTTGATCTATCCTCTAGGTCAGGGCAGCTTCTCCGACGGAATGCCTCTAGGCATCAGCGGAACCTTCAACTTCATGTTCGTGTTCCAAGCTGAGCACAACATCTTGATGCACCCCTTCCACATGTTTGGAGTAGCTGGTGTATTGGGTGGTTCCTTATTCGCCGCCATGCACGGTTCCTTGGTTAGCTCCACCCTAGTTCGTGAGACCACCGAAGGTGAGTCCGCCAACTACGGTTACAAGTTCGGCCAAGAGGAAGAGACCTACAACATCGTTGCAGCCCACGGCTACTTCGGTCGTTTGATCTTCCAATATGCATCTTTCAGCAACAGCCGTTCCTTGCACTTCTTCTTGGGTGCCTGGCCCGTTGTCTGCATCTGGTTGACTGCAATGGGCATCAGCACCATGGCCTTCAACTTGAATGGTTTCAACTTCAACCACTCCATCGTTGATTCACAAGGTAACGTTGTGAACACATGGGCTGACGTATTAAACCGCGCCAACTTGGGTTTCGAAGTTATGCACGAGCGTAACGCTCATAACTTCCCCTTAGACTTGGCTGCTGGTGAGTCTGCTCCTGTTGCGCTTACTGCTCCTGTCATCAACGGCTAA
- the recJ gene encoding single-stranded-DNA-specific exonuclease RecJ, with amino-acid sequence MTDGGSGLTQFFPVPKPSFPQQRWQIADPERTLVDKIAIATRLSPLLAAVLANQGIGSVEAAQQFLAPESQSLPSPLEAFPDLAASLTLLQDAIASRHKIAICGDYDADGMTSTALLLRVLKALNADVDYAIPSRMQEGYGINQRIVEEFAADNVKLVLTVDNGIAAYDPIVRARELGLAVIVTDHHDLPPQLPPANAILNPKLVPEDSPYRGLAGVGVAYVLATLLAQEQGNTTLITPLLELFTLGTIADLAPLVGVNRRWLQRGLALLPHSRLAGVQSLMQVSGCVSADQALKPDAIGFRLGPRINAVGRIADPQTVIELLTTDDPGIAFARAMQCEQANQHRRQLCSDIEIEAIELVETLVRQGKAPWQPEGDWVIVLVHPGWHHGVIGIVASRLVERYGLPVFIATYEAEDHTHIRGSARGIPEFDVFAALQACDDVLGRYGGHRAAGGFSLATDQLEKMRSHLRTYAHQTLQIDQLKPLVTVDAQASFTQIDWDLYEQINQLHPCGIGNPEPIFWTANVEVVEQRPVGKDKSHLKLTLAHSESDDQPHLIKGMAWRWGTYYPLPQRIDVAYRLRENTWNQQTNLELEILGIREPVVDSPHSTSRTPIVVAQADKGAPVVRQQVALHCPEPDVSPTLLQAIEWSSLGDWPQVLQGISGHILMYGYQRPYVSTTTLPGTVEYDRPSRPCDCLILWSLPPSWTHLRWLLALARPQQIYIRNHSPAILPAEELKAKLKFEIAKNGDEPLNLLNLGQQWWVAPSTIVSAFREIGYPCSDFPETGVLEQELKRLQRWYHCSANRLAGLT; translated from the coding sequence ATGACCGATGGTGGAAGTGGTCTAACGCAATTTTTCCCTGTGCCTAAACCATCTTTTCCACAGCAACGTTGGCAAATTGCTGATCCAGAGCGCACTCTAGTAGACAAGATTGCGATCGCAACCCGATTATCTCCTCTTTTGGCCGCAGTATTAGCCAACCAAGGGATAGGGTCTGTCGAAGCCGCTCAACAGTTTTTGGCACCAGAGTCCCAGAGCTTACCCTCTCCTCTTGAAGCATTCCCGGATTTGGCTGCTAGCTTAACGTTGTTACAAGATGCGATCGCATCTCGACACAAAATTGCCATCTGTGGCGACTATGATGCGGACGGTATGACCAGCACGGCTCTACTCCTGCGCGTCCTAAAGGCGCTGAATGCTGACGTAGACTATGCGATACCGAGCCGCATGCAGGAAGGCTACGGCATTAACCAACGGATCGTCGAGGAATTTGCGGCAGATAACGTGAAGCTGGTGTTAACCGTAGATAACGGTATTGCCGCCTATGACCCTATTGTGAGAGCCCGTGAGCTGGGATTAGCCGTCATCGTTACAGATCACCATGATCTGCCGCCTCAGCTCCCCCCAGCCAACGCCATTCTCAATCCCAAATTAGTGCCAGAAGACTCCCCTTATCGAGGGTTAGCCGGGGTGGGGGTTGCTTATGTCTTAGCCACCCTACTCGCCCAAGAGCAGGGTAATACCACCCTGATTACCCCCCTACTAGAACTGTTTACCCTGGGAACCATTGCTGACTTGGCTCCCTTAGTGGGGGTCAATCGCCGCTGGCTACAGCGAGGTTTAGCCCTATTGCCCCACTCTCGATTAGCGGGGGTACAGTCTTTGATGCAAGTGTCAGGCTGTGTCTCTGCCGATCAAGCTCTCAAACCGGATGCCATTGGCTTTCGCCTCGGTCCCCGCATCAATGCCGTGGGCCGGATTGCCGATCCACAAACGGTCATTGAGCTATTAACCACCGATGATCCAGGCATCGCCTTTGCCCGAGCCATGCAGTGTGAACAGGCCAACCAGCATCGGCGTCAGCTCTGTTCCGATATTGAAATAGAGGCGATCGAATTAGTGGAAACCTTAGTCCGACAGGGGAAAGCGCCGTGGCAGCCGGAAGGCGATTGGGTGATTGTGCTGGTTCATCCGGGTTGGCATCATGGCGTGATTGGGATTGTGGCCTCTCGACTAGTGGAACGCTACGGACTCCCGGTTTTTATTGCCACCTATGAAGCAGAAGACCATACCCATATCCGTGGATCAGCCCGAGGGATTCCTGAATTTGATGTGTTTGCAGCCCTACAGGCCTGTGATGATGTCTTAGGTCGCTATGGGGGCCACCGAGCAGCAGGTGGATTTTCTTTAGCAACTGACCAGTTGGAGAAGATGCGATCGCACCTGCGTACCTACGCCCACCAAACCTTACAGATCGATCAGCTCAAGCCCTTGGTAACGGTCGATGCCCAAGCCAGCTTCACTCAAATCGATTGGGATCTTTACGAGCAAATTAATCAGCTGCATCCCTGCGGTATTGGCAATCCAGAACCGATTTTTTGGACCGCCAATGTTGAAGTGGTAGAGCAGCGACCCGTGGGCAAAGACAAAAGCCATTTAAAGCTCACCCTAGCTCACTCCGAATCAGACGATCAGCCGCATTTGATTAAAGGGATGGCATGGCGGTGGGGCACCTATTATCCTTTACCCCAGCGGATCGACGTTGCCTATCGCCTTCGAGAAAATACTTGGAACCAGCAAACCAATCTGGAGCTGGAAATTTTAGGGATTCGGGAACCGGTTGTAGACTCACCCCACTCAACGTCTCGTACACCGATTGTGGTTGCCCAAGCCGATAAAGGGGCACCCGTTGTTCGCCAGCAAGTAGCCTTACACTGTCCAGAACCCGACGTATCACCCACACTACTACAAGCCATAGAGTGGTCGAGCTTGGGGGATTGGCCTCAAGTTCTACAAGGCATTAGCGGTCATATCCTCATGTACGGTTATCAGCGTCCCTATGTATCGACGACAACCCTGCCCGGAACGGTGGAATACGACCGACCTAGCCGTCCCTGTGACTGTCTAATTCTATGGTCTTTGCCGCCTTCATGGACCCATTTACGCTGGTTGTTAGCCTTGGCTCGGCCCCAGCAAATTTATATTCGCAACCATAGTCCAGCAATTTTGCCAGCAGAGGAATTAAAGGCAAAACTAAAGTTTGAAATAGCAAAAAACGGTGACGAACCCCTTAATCTGCTGAATTTAGGCCAGCAATGGTGGGTTGCACCGAGTACGATTGTTTCTGCTTTTAGAGAAATAGGTTACCCCTGCTCTGATTTCCCAGAGACGGGTGTGTTAGAGCAGGAGTTAAAACGCTTGCAACGTTGGTATCATTGTTCAGCCAATCGATTGGCAGGGTTAACCTAG
- the psb30 gene encoding photosystem II reaction center protein Ycf12/Psb30, with translation MDLLAALNLQVVLQLTMLGAVVIAGPVVVLLVALRSNAT, from the coding sequence ATGGACTTACTAGCTGCACTTAATTTACAAGTTGTGCTTCAACTAACTATGCTTGGCGCTGTCGTCATTGCTGGCCCAGTTGTCGTACTATTGGTTGCTCTTCGGAGTAACGCAACCTAG
- a CDS encoding YkgJ family cysteine cluster protein — protein sequence MANWCCIEQCGACCHLDPAERPDVQEYLTPEEWEHYLSLVGSNGWCIHFDADHRRCKIYADRPQFCQVKPEVFQRMYGVAPEDLNDFAIACCRQQIDAVYGDRSLESLRFEREIGF from the coding sequence ATGGCAAATTGGTGTTGCATCGAGCAATGTGGGGCCTGTTGCCATCTCGATCCAGCGGAGCGCCCTGATGTTCAAGAGTATTTAACCCCAGAAGAATGGGAGCATTACCTCAGCTTGGTAGGTTCCAATGGCTGGTGCATTCATTTCGATGCAGATCATCGGCGATGCAAAATCTATGCCGATCGACCTCAGTTTTGTCAAGTCAAGCCAGAGGTCTTTCAGCGCATGTACGGTGTGGCTCCTGAAGATTTGAATGATTTTGCGATCGCATGTTGTCGCCAACAAATCGATGCCGTATACGGTGACCGCAGCTTAGAAAGCCTCCGGTTTGAACGAGAGATCGGTTTCTAA
- a CDS encoding TMEM165/GDT1 family protein, with product MGLVNCDVKAVSDPFLFRLTVSDTNPVSANLQAATPNNNQPPTPTKGFSKEFGLAFVTVFLAELGDKTQLSTLLMTAESQSPWIIFLGAAAALITTSLFGVIIGQWLARRVSAETLNTATGASLLFIAVLLIWDTVHL from the coding sequence ATGGGGCTAGTCAACTGCGATGTGAAAGCAGTTTCAGATCCATTTTTGTTTAGGCTTACCGTGAGTGATACCAATCCAGTCTCTGCCAATCTTCAAGCTGCCACCCCCAACAACAATCAACCTCCCACCCCCACGAAAGGATTTAGCAAGGAATTTGGGTTAGCTTTTGTCACGGTATTCCTGGCAGAGTTAGGGGATAAAACTCAATTAAGCACCCTCTTGATGACCGCAGAGTCCCAATCGCCCTGGATTATTTTTTTGGGTGCGGCGGCGGCCTTGATCACAACCAGCCTGTTCGGGGTAATCATTGGCCAGTGGCTCGCTCGTCGGGTGTCGGCAGAGACACTTAATACCGCGACAGGCGCAAGTTTATTGTTCATTGCGGTCTTGCTGATTTGGGATACGGTACACCTCTAG
- a CDS encoding TMEM165/GDT1 family protein: MDWKLLGITFIIVFLAELGDKSQLAAITLSGNCQHPRAIFLGTSSALIFASLLGVLLGEGVGQLLPTQLMKAIAAIGFALLGISFLWAPAEADVE; encoded by the coding sequence ATGGATTGGAAGTTATTAGGGATCACGTTTATCATCGTCTTTCTAGCAGAACTGGGAGATAAAAGTCAGTTGGCCGCCATCACCCTCAGCGGCAATTGCCAACATCCTCGGGCCATTTTTCTCGGAACCTCTTCTGCACTGATTTTTGCCAGTTTGTTGGGGGTTTTGCTGGGAGAAGGCGTGGGACAGTTATTGCCTACACAACTGATGAAGGCCATAGCAGCCATTGGGTTTGCACTTTTGGGTATCTCTTTCCTCTGGGCTCCTGCGGAAGCTGATGTGGAGTGA
- a CDS encoding DUF6155 family protein: protein MAASKINLTTLKKHLQQASKEDLIEEISELFKTFPAVKEYYQLKLNPETEQYVGESYKQKIENEFFPARGFGKARLSVARKAVNDYKKVCRDPAALVDMMLFYVEQGVKFTDDYGDIDEPFYNSMESMFESATKAIAKYGLHGVAERRCRNIVQNTSHMGWGFHDTLLEIYQETFGK from the coding sequence ATGGCCGCATCCAAAATCAACCTCACCACACTTAAGAAACATCTCCAACAAGCCTCGAAAGAAGACCTGATTGAGGAAATTAGTGAGTTGTTTAAAACCTTTCCAGCAGTCAAGGAATATTACCAACTCAAACTCAATCCAGAAACTGAACAGTATGTCGGGGAAAGCTATAAGCAAAAAATTGAAAACGAGTTTTTCCCTGCGCGGGGCTTTGGTAAAGCCCGACTTTCGGTGGCCCGCAAAGCGGTGAATGATTACAAGAAAGTCTGCCGTGATCCTGCGGCATTAGTAGACATGATGCTGTTCTACGTTGAGCAGGGGGTTAAATTTACCGATGACTACGGCGATATTGATGAGCCCTTTTATAACAGCATGGAGAGCATGTTTGAGTCAGCCACGAAAGCCATTGCTAAATATGGTTTGCATGGTGTGGCAGAACGCCGATGTCGCAATATCGTACAAAATACTTCACACATGGGTTGGGGGTTTCACGACACGCTCCTGGAAATTTATCAGGAAACTTTCGGTAAGTAA